In Crassostrea angulata isolate pt1a10 chromosome 4, ASM2561291v2, whole genome shotgun sequence, one genomic interval encodes:
- the LOC128179962 gene encoding uncharacterized protein LOC128179962 → MDGFYFVVTFIGVFLCCEGRYFRPFPISSEPQSVFDAVERNTDLQYSDQAHGVTALRDVDLRSCYITNYDPEWSLDQDGKIAVMETVSPIIMRDEALFSQFIRRVGPIVGKLCRTSKVYVVRPTEISTDTDESSIFAAPPPPGQPVPHKIYFDSGEHVRPRPFRIPTKKPEFQEHIKEHEEFGVPTKKPEFSASGHGAHGQHAFPVQAGGSEHRPFLVPQPLQQGIPQLKHHGHGHFRKRSDNSQEVAVPVPMRQDTPHLRQP, encoded by the exons ATGGATGGCTTTTATTTCGTAGTGACTTTTATTGGAGTTTTTCTG TGCTGTGAAGGTCGTTATTTCCGACCTTTCCCGATTTCCTCCGAGCCCCAATCCGTGTTTGATGCTGTGGAGAGGAACACTGACTTACAGTATAGCGACCAGGCCCAC GGTGTGACGGCGTTACGTGACGTCGATTTGAGATCATGTTACATCACTAACTACGACCCAGAATGGAGCCTGGATCAGGACGGCAAGATTGCTGTCATGGAAACCGTG TCACCAATAATAATGAGGGACGAAGCCTTGTTTAGCCAGTTTATCAGACGAGTGGGTCCTATTGTCGGCAAACTCTGTAGAACCAGCAAGGTCTACGTGGTACGACCCACCGAGATCAGCACCGACACCGACGAGTCCTCCATATTTGCTGCCCCTCCTCCACCCGGTCAACCTGTCCCACACAAAATATATTTCGACAGCGGCGAACATGTGCGACCAAGACCGTTCAGAATTCCCACAAAGAAACCTGAATTCCAGGAGCATATCAAAGAGCATGAGGAATTTGGAGTACCGACCAAAAAACCCGAATTTAGTGCTTCCGGTCATGGTGCGCATGGGCAGCACGCATTTCCAGTTCAGGCGGGAGGATCAGAACACAGGCCATTTCTCGTTCCTCAGCCTCTACAGCAAGGAATTCCTCAGCTGAAGCACCACGGACACGGTCACTTCCGCAAACGGAGCGACAACAGTCAGGAAGTTGCCGTTCCTGTTCCCATGAGACAGGACACCCCCCACCTTCGTCAACCTTAG
- the LOC128179958 gene encoding 2-acylglycerol O-acyltransferase 2-A-like, with translation MPRILGIELAPLHIPMERRLQTLAVQQWTLSFLFLGFGCLILMIYLLFTSLYWIPVCYLVYYLYDRKTSARGGRRWQWIREWPVWKYFQQYFPITLIKTVELDPKKNYIMGFHPHGILSVSAFCHFATEGSGWSKIFPGITPYLLVLPGHFQFPVYRDYFMAGGAVEASSESMKFLLTKHGTGNALGLVVGGALEALEAFPGKFNLKLAKKKGFIKVALTTGACLVPIFSFGEHELFVQAENPEGSRLRNIQNWLTKYTGFSPPVFHGRGMFNYTFGLVPYRIPVYTVVGAPIEVQKDDNPSQEKIDELHKTYLKELEKLFETHKTKYGVAEDKHIHFIE, from the exons ATGCCGAGGATCCTGGGGATAGAGTTAGCTCCCCTCCACATACCGATGGAGCGGCGACTACAGACTCTGGCTGTGCAGCAATGGACGCTATCCTTCTTGTTCCTGGGCTTTGGATGTCTGATTCTGATGATTTACCTATTGTTCACGTCATTATATTGGATTCCCGTATGTTACCTGGTGTACTACCTATACGACAGGAAGACCTCGGCCCGAGGCGGCAGAAGATGGCAGTGGATCCGGGAATGGCCCGTTTGGAAATATTTTCAGCAATACTTTCCTATAACTTTGATTAAAACAGTGGAGTTAGACCCAAAGAAGAACTATATAATGGGGTTTCATCCCCATGGAATTCTTAGTGTCAGTGCTTTCTGCCATTTTGCGACGGAAGGGTCGGGATGGAGTAAAATATTTCCAGGAATAACGCCGTATTTACTGGTACTTCCGGGCCATTTCCAGTTTCCGGTTTACAGAGATTACTTCATGGCTGGTG GAGCAGTGGAAGCGTCATCAGAGAGCATGAAATTTCTTCTAACGAAGCACGGAACCGGAAATGCACTCGGTCTCGTGGTGGGCGGGGCATTAGAAGCGTTGGAAGCTTTTcccggaaaatttaatttaaagctTGCTAAGAAAAAAGGTTTCATCAAAGTGGCACTCACAACGGG GGCATGTTTAGTTCCCATATTTTCTTTTGGTGAACACGAATTGTTCGTACAAGCGGAGAATCCCGAGGGGTCCCGATTgagaaatattcaaaactggCTAACGAAATACACCGGATTTTCTCCCCCTGTTTTTCACGGCAGAGGCATGTTCAACTATACGTTTGGTCTTGTTCCATATAGAATCCCAGTTTACACCGTGG ttgGAGCTCCAATAGAGGTACAAAAGGACGACAACCCATCCCAAGAGAAGATCGACGAACTTCATAAAACTTACCTAAAGGAATTAGAAAAGCTGTTTGAGACACACAAGACCAAGTATGGTGTCGCCGAAGACAAACATATACATTTCATTGAATGA